CCCTGAAGGCAAGGGGCCTTTCCCCGCCGTGCTGCTGGTTACCGGCTCCGGCCCGCAGAACCGCAACGAGGAGTTGATGGGACACCGGCCTTTTCTGGTGCTGGCCGACTACCTCACGCGCCACGGCATCGCCGTGTTGCGCGCCGATGATCGCGGCACCGCCAAGTCCACCGGCAACTTTGCCACCGCCACAACGGTGGACTTTGCCGGCGACGCCGAAGCCGGCATCGCGTACCTGAAGACGCGGCCGGAAGTGAATGCAAAGAAAATCGGCCTCATCGGGCACAGCGAAGGCGGGGTCATCGCGCCCATGATCGCGGCGCGCAATGCGGATCTGGCTTTTATCGTGATGATGGCCGGCACCGGCGTCCCCGGAGACCAGATCATTGCCGAACAAACCAGACTGATCGCCGAAGCCAACGGCGTCACGCACGAAAACGCGGAGAAGGCCGCTGCCCGGCAACTGGAGCTGCTGGCCCTGGTGAAGCAGGAGAAAGACGACGCCGTTCTGGAAACAAAGTTAAAGGAAAAGCTGGTGGGCCAGGTCCCGGAAGCTCAAGCGGGCACGGCCCTCAAGCAACTCACTTCACCCTGGCTGCGTTATTTCATCACTTACGACCCGGCCACGGCGTTGCGAAAAGTGAAATGCCCGGTGCTGGTGCTGAATGGCGAAAAAGATTTGCAGGTGCCACCGAAGCAGAACCTGCCGCCGATTCGCGCGGCCCTGGAGGCTGCCGGCAATAAGCATTTTGAAATTGCCGAGATGCCCGGACTGAACCATCTTTTCCAAACGGCCAAAACCGGCTCGCCGGGCGAGTACGCTCAGATAGAAGAGACCATGTCTCCGGCGGCGCTGGAGAAGATGGCGAGTTGGATTGCGAAACAGTGAGCAAACGGAATTGGTAATCGGGTAATTTGGTGAATGAGTAATTGAAGAAAACCAATGACACGGCTGCACACAAGCGCGCCGCCCGTTTAGATAAGGCGGCGCACCTGGCTCAAATTACAAAATCACTCATTTACCCAATGTCTTGCTGCGGCCCCACGGTGAGCACCGGGCACTGTGCGTCGGCGATCACCTTGGCCGCGGTTGGCCACAGGAGATGCGAGTTGAGCCTGGCGGGTTCGGGGTGGCGCGCGCCCAGAACAATCAGGTCCGGCCGGACCCTGGCTGCGGCCCCTAAAATCGCGTCCGCGGGCAGTCCGAACTCAACCATGCACTGCGGCTTGCACCACGGCTGGCTGCCTTCCGCAAATAACGACGCAAATTGCTTTTCCGTGGGCAGCTCCGGCTGCCAGCGCGGGACGGGAGGAACGTCCGGGTGGGCGTACTCGTTCAGTTCTCCCGGGTTGACGGCCTTGATCTGCTCCTGGATCTTGTCGTGGACGGCGTGCACCACGGTCAGCGCGGCCTGAAAGTCATTGGCCAGCCACGCGGCATAGGCGGGCGCGGAAGAATGCGCGTCAAAATCCGTGGCCAGCAGGATGCGCGCGATTTTAAGTTCCTGAACATCGTCAAACTTCACGTCAGGACCAACGGTCAGCACCGGGCAAGCGACGTTGCGCAGCACGTCTTCCGCAATGGACCCGAAGAGCATCCGGTCGAGGCCTCTGCGTCCGTGAGTTCCCAGGACCACCAGGTCAATCTCACGCCGGGAGATCACTTCACTGATCAATTCCCAAATGGCGCCGTGACGCAGCGGGACCTGCGTGGGCAGTCCCTGAAAAAGTTTCCGCAGGGCGTCGGTGGGATGCAGGGCGGCATCCGGCAGCTCGCGGAAGGTGATGTCCAGCGGCTCCGGCTCCAGCAGTTGATACGAATACTCGCCGCCTACGTGGATGGCGTGCAACTGCGATCCGTGTTTCTTCGCCAGCGCCCGCGCGTACTTCAATGCCGTCTCCGACGCCGGAGTGAGGTCGGTGGCCAGAAGTATGTTTTTCAGGGAAAGAGAAATGGCAGGTTCAAGCAGCCTCATTGTTACACCTCAAAAAGCTGCTATTAGTCTAGGAAGGAGGCGCACACGGAAGATGTGACGGTTATCACGCCGGTGGTGAGAGAAGCGTGACCTTAGTCCCTGAAGATCGGCGGGGCGTCGTCCATCTCAAAGTGCTCGGCACGCTCCAACTGGGGAATGCTTTGCAGCAGCCGCAAGCAGCGGTTCCAGCGCAGCAGAGCATCGTCATTGTCTTTAGGACGGACTTTCTCGGCCTGCTCGAAGCATTCCATGGCCTTTTCAAAACTGGCCGCCAGGCTGTGCGCCAGATGTCCCGCGCGCATCTGCGCTTTGGCGCGGCGCTCATACAGGATTCCCAGGTAGTACGCGCGCTCGTACGGGCTGGCGAGTTTCTCAAAGCACGTTTGCGCTTCCTGCTGGCGGTCAGCCGCGGCACCGGTGAACTGGTCAGTAAGGGCCAGACCCAGCATGCGCAAAGCCAGTTGGTTCTCAGGATCGGCAGCCAGGATGTCGCGGCAGATGGATTCGGCTTCCTCCGCCTGGTTCAGATAGCGGTAATGCTGGACTTTGGCCAGCGCTTCGGCAACGCCGTTCTTGGAAATGGTCTTGAATGGGCGATCCATGATTCAACCTCGCAAGCGCAACTGGGCAGTCTCTCTGACGCGCAAGAAGCAAGCTTTATTCTAGTCCGGTTTGGGTGCGCCGCGTATCTTCCGCACCAGCCGCAAAATGGGATCGTAAAACTCATCCACCACCCGCTCTTTCAGGGGGATGATGGCATTGTCGGTGATGTGGATCTCTTCCGGACAGACTTCCGTGCAGCACTTGGTGATGTTGCAGTAGCCGATGCCCATGGCGTCTTTGAGCAACTGAGTGCGGGAAACGCCGTCCAGCGGATGCATCTCCAGGCTGGCGGTGCGGACAAAGAACCGCGGCCCGGCGAATTCGGCCTTCTTGTCGTGGTCGCGCAGCACGTGGCAGACGTTCTGGCAAAGAAAGCATTCGATGCACTTGCGGAATTCCTGCACGCGGTCCACGTCTTTCTGCTGCATTTTCCATTTCACGCCCGGCTTAGGACTGAAGGGCGGAATCTTCTTGTTGACTTCGTAGTTCCAGGAAACGTCGGTCACCAGGTCTTTGATGACCGGGAAACTTTTCATCGGCGCGACGGTGATGGGCTTGTCCTGCGGCAGGGCGTCCATGCGGGTCTTGCACATCAGGCGCGGACGTCCGTTGACCTCCGCCGAACACGACCCGCACTTGCCCGCCTTGCAGTTCCAACGGACGGCGAGGTCAGGCTCCAGGTGGCCTTGGATGTAATGGACCGCGTCCAGGACGACCATGCCGGGCGTGATGGGCACGGTGTATTGCTTCGGCGACCCGCCTTCGGCGTTGCCGCGAAAAACTTCCAGGACTGCGTCGGCCATGAATCCTCCGAAATCAGCAAATAGCAGTTAGCAAATAGCAATTAGCACAGCTAGCGCAGGCGTTCCATGAAACGATGCCAGCAGCGGCTTTAGCTGGGCTAGCTGCCATTTGCTAATTGCCAACTGCTAGTCCTCCGCCAAGATCTGCTTCAGCTCAGCCGGCAGTTCTTTGGTCGGGACCTGCCGCAGCTTCATGCTGTCGCCGTCGCGCGAAATCAAATTGTTCTGCGCGCCCCAGCCGGCGTCGTCCAGCTTGGGAAAATCAATGCGGCTGTGCGCACCGCGACTCTCCTTGCGCGCCAGCGCACTGCGGGTCACTGCTTCTGACACGGTCAGCATGCATTTCAAATCGCGCGCCAGGTGCCAGCCAGGATTGAACAGCCGCGAACCTTCCACGCGGACTTTGGCTGCGCGGGCTTTCAGCTTTTCCAGTTCGCCCATGGCTTTGGTCATGTCTTCGTCGGTGCGGAAGATGCCCACCAGGTTCTGCATCGCTTCCTGCAGGTCGCGATGAACGGCGTATGGACTCTCTCCCTGGCCGCGATCAAAGGGCGCCAGCATGTCGCGCTCGGCTTCAGCGATTTGGGCATCGTCCAGCGTGCCTTGCGAAGCTTTCTTGGCGTAATCGGCAGCGCCCAGTCCAGCGCGTCGGCCGAAGACCAGGAGATCAGAAAGTGAATTGCCGCCCAGACGATTCGCTCCGTGCAATCCCGCGGCGGCTTCACCGGCGGCAAACAATCCCGGCAGCGACGACTGCGCCGTCTCGGCCTCCACGCGGATGCCGCCCATCATGTAATGGCACGTGGGACCGACTTCCATGGGGCCCTTAGTGATGTCCACGTCCGCCAGCTCCTTGAACTGGTGATACATGCTGGGCAGCTTCTGCTTCACGTACTCGGCCGGCTTGTGCGAGATGTCCAGGTAAGCGCCGCCGTGTTCGCTGCCGCGGCCTTCTTTCACCTCGGTGTAAATCGAGCGCGCCACCACGTCACGGGTGGAAAGCTCCATGCGCTTAGGATCGTACTTCTCCATGAAGCGGTCGCCGTTTTTGTTGCGCAGGATGCCGCCTTCGCCGCGCACGGCTTCCGTCACCAGGATGCCCTGCACGCCCGGAGGCCACACCATTCCGGTGGGATGGAACTGCACGAACTCCATGTCCATGAGGTCGGCGCCGGCGTCGTACGCCAGGGACATGCCGTCCCCGGTGTACTCCCAGGAATTGGAGGTAACGCGCCACGCCTTGCCGATGCCGCCGGTGGCCATGACGATGGACTTGGCCTTGAACAGGACAAATCGGCCTTGCTCGCGCCAGTAGCCGAACGCGCCAACGACGCGGCCGCCATCGGTCAGCAGGCGGATGATGGTGCACTCCATGAACACGTCAAAGCCCATCTGCACGCCGCGATCTTGGAGCGTGCGGATCATCTCCAGGCCGGTGCGGTCGCCCACGTGGCAGAGACGCTTGAAGGTGTGTCCGCCGAAGGCGCGTTGCAGGATGTCGCCGTCAGAAGTGCGGTCGAAGAGCGCGCCCCACTGCTCCAGTTCACGCACGCGCTCCGGAGCTTCCTGCGCATGGAGCTGGGCCATGCGCCAGTTGTTTACGCCTTTGCCGCCGCGCATGGTGTCACGGAAGTGGGTCTTCCAGCTGTCAGCCGGATCAACGTTGGCCATGGCCGCGGCAATGCCGCCTTCCGCCATCACGGTGTGGGCCTTGCCCAGCAAAGATTTTGAGACCACGGCCACGCGCGCGCCCTGGGCCAGAGCTTCAATGGCCGCGCGCAGGCCAGCCCCGCCGGCGCCGATGATCAGCACGTCATGCTCGTGAATTTCGTATTTGGATTGGTTGCTCACAGGATTCTGAAGTCCTTGAACGCGCCGGTGCACAGCATGCGGACGTAGAAATCAGCAAAGCCCACGGAGATCAGGCTGCACCAGGCGAACAGCATGTGGCGGTTGTTGAGTCCGCTCACCGTCTGCCATATCCCGTGGCGCGTCTCATTGAACGCCGAACAGGAAAAACAATCCAACTTGCCGCCGACCAGATGCCGGAAAGAGTGACAGGAGAACGCGTAGAAGCTCAGCAGCGTCACGTTGACGACCAGAATCAGGCTGCCAACGCCGATGCCGAAGCGGCCGTCCCACCAGAAGGCGCGGATGGCGTCATACCAAAGAAAGCCCAGGAAAATGACCGCTCCCACGAAAAAGTAACGATGGATGTTTTGCAGGATGAAAGGAAACTTGGTTTCGCCGCGATACTTGCGCCCGGCGGGCTCGCCCACCGCGCACGCCGGAGGATCGAAGAAGAACGCGCGATAGTAGGCCTTGCGGTAGTAGTAACACGTCATGCGGAAACCCAGCGGGAAGATCAGGATCAGCAAGGCGGGCGAGAACTTCCACCAATGGTGGTTTGGGTCAATCAGCGGGGAGTAGAAAGGAGAAAGATACGGGCCCCAGGTGTAGCGCGTGCCCTCAAAGGCGCGAAACGTGGCGTAAAG
The Terriglobia bacterium genome window above contains:
- a CDS encoding alpha/beta fold hydrolase; amino-acid sequence: MSFTGGKLNFAVASVNGTYEGKVNAGATLIEGTWSQGTPLALNFKRAVKPSDADGAWAGTLDTGSVKLRLVVHITTTPDGMTASMISLDQGGSAIPASAVKLDGASVKLEFSLVGGVFSGTLAKDLASMEGTWSQGGASLPLTLKKTDITAGLLAPAVRPQDPKKPYPYREEELTYANKSAPGVTLAATLTIPEGKGPFPAVLLVTGSGPQNRNEELMGHRPFLVLADYLTRHGIAVLRADDRGTAKSTGNFATATTVDFAGDAEAGIAYLKTRPEVNAKKIGLIGHSEGGVIAPMIAARNADLAFIVMMAGTGVPGDQIIAEQTRLIAEANGVTHENAEKAAARQLELLALVKQEKDDAVLETKLKEKLVGQVPEAQAGTALKQLTSPWLRYFITYDPATALRKVKCPVLVLNGEKDLQVPPKQNLPPIRAALEAAGNKHFEIAEMPGLNHLFQTAKTGSPGEYAQIEETMSPAALEKMASWIAKQ
- a CDS encoding universal stress protein is translated as MRLLEPAISLSLKNILLATDLTPASETALKYARALAKKHGSQLHAIHVGGEYSYQLLEPEPLDITFRELPDAALHPTDALRKLFQGLPTQVPLRHGAIWELISEVISRREIDLVVLGTHGRRGLDRMLFGSIAEDVLRNVACPVLTVGPDVKFDDVQELKIARILLATDFDAHSSAPAYAAWLANDFQAALTVVHAVHDKIQEQIKAVNPGELNEYAHPDVPPVPRWQPELPTEKQFASLFAEGSQPWCKPQCMVEFGLPADAILGAAARVRPDLIVLGARHPEPARLNSHLLWPTAAKVIADAQCPVLTVGPQQDIG
- a CDS encoding succinate dehydrogenase/fumarate reductase iron-sulfur subunit, with the translated sequence MADAVLEVFRGNAEGGSPKQYTVPITPGMVVLDAVHYIQGHLEPDLAVRWNCKAGKCGSCSAEVNGRPRLMCKTRMDALPQDKPITVAPMKSFPVIKDLVTDVSWNYEVNKKIPPFSPKPGVKWKMQQKDVDRVQEFRKCIECFLCQNVCHVLRDHDKKAEFAGPRFFVRTASLEMHPLDGVSRTQLLKDAMGIGYCNITKCCTEVCPEEIHITDNAIIPLKERVVDEFYDPILRLVRKIRGAPKPD
- a CDS encoding FAD-binding protein; translation: MSNQSKYEIHEHDVLIIGAGGAGLRAAIEALAQGARVAVVSKSLLGKAHTVMAEGGIAAAMANVDPADSWKTHFRDTMRGGKGVNNWRMAQLHAQEAPERVRELEQWGALFDRTSDGDILQRAFGGHTFKRLCHVGDRTGLEMIRTLQDRGVQMGFDVFMECTIIRLLTDGGRVVGAFGYWREQGRFVLFKAKSIVMATGGIGKAWRVTSNSWEYTGDGMSLAYDAGADLMDMEFVQFHPTGMVWPPGVQGILVTEAVRGEGGILRNKNGDRFMEKYDPKRMELSTRDVVARSIYTEVKEGRGSEHGGAYLDISHKPAEYVKQKLPSMYHQFKELADVDITKGPMEVGPTCHYMMGGIRVEAETAQSSLPGLFAAGEAAAGLHGANRLGGNSLSDLLVFGRRAGLGAADYAKKASQGTLDDAQIAEAERDMLAPFDRGQGESPYAVHRDLQEAMQNLVGIFRTDEDMTKAMGELEKLKARAAKVRVEGSRLFNPGWHLARDLKCMLTVSEAVTRSALARKESRGAHSRIDFPKLDDAGWGAQNNLISRDGDSMKLRQVPTKELPAELKQILAED
- a CDS encoding succinate dehydrogenase, which produces MAQTGNSAVQGFGRTQRRDAWWLEAIPVIILLGGFGLYATFRAFEGTRYTWGPYLSPFYSPLIDPNHHWWKFSPALLILIFPLGFRMTCYYYRKAYYRAFFFDPPACAVGEPAGRKYRGETKFPFILQNIHRYFFVGAVIFLGFLWYDAIRAFWWDGRFGIGVGSLILVVNVTLLSFYAFSCHSFRHLVGGKLDCFSCSAFNETRHGIWQTVSGLNNRHMLFAWCSLISVGFADFYVRMLCTGAFKDFRIL